One Chordicoccus furentiruminis DNA window includes the following coding sequences:
- the gltA gene encoding NADPH-dependent glutamate synthase, whose product MDDVLKKVPVREQDPKVRACNFDEVCLGYTEEEAVEEASRCLNCKKAKCITGCPVNIHINEFIAKVKEKDYAAAYQIISKSSSLPAVCGRVCPQETQCEGQCIRGIKGEAVSIGKLERFVADWARENGIRPEVTSPKNGHKVAVVGAGPAGLTCAGDLAKMGYDVTIFEALHKAGGVLSYGIPEFRLPKDKVVAPEIANVEGLGVKINTDTIIGRSETVDELLTKDGFEAVFIGSGAGLPMFMHIPGETSNGVFSANEFLTRNNLMKAFREDYDTPIYRPKKAVVVGGGNVAMDAARTALRLGAEVHLVYRRSEAELPARKEEVHHAKEEGIHFDLLTNPVEILSDDNDNVRGIRCIRMELGEPDASGRRRPVPIEGSEFEMECDAVIMSLGTSPNPLISSTTVGLDVNRKKCIIADETSGKTSREGVYAGGDAVTGAATVILAMGAGKAGARGIDEFIRSKNA is encoded by the coding sequence ATGGATGATGTGCTGAAGAAAGTCCCTGTCAGAGAACAGGATCCGAAGGTCAGGGCCTGCAATTTCGATGAGGTCTGCCTCGGCTATACAGAGGAAGAGGCGGTGGAAGAGGCTTCCCGCTGCCTGAACTGCAAGAAGGCGAAATGCATCACGGGCTGTCCGGTGAATATTCATATCAATGAGTTCATCGCGAAGGTGAAGGAGAAGGATTACGCGGCGGCGTACCAGATCATCTCGAAGTCGAGTTCCCTTCCTGCGGTCTGCGGCCGTGTATGTCCGCAGGAGACGCAGTGCGAGGGACAATGCATCCGCGGCATCAAGGGCGAGGCGGTTTCCATCGGAAAGCTGGAACGTTTCGTAGCGGACTGGGCCCGCGAGAACGGGATCCGTCCGGAGGTCACATCCCCGAAGAACGGTCATAAGGTCGCCGTGGTCGGCGCCGGTCCTGCCGGTCTGACCTGTGCCGGTGATCTCGCGAAGATGGGATACGATGTGACCATCTTCGAGGCACTTCATAAGGCCGGCGGCGTGCTTTCCTACGGCATCCCGGAGTTCCGTCTGCCGAAGGACAAGGTGGTGGCACCTGAAATCGCCAATGTAGAGGGACTCGGCGTCAAGATCAACACCGACACGATTATCGGCCGCTCCGAAACGGTGGACGAGCTTCTCACAAAGGACGGCTTCGAGGCGGTCTTCATCGGCTCCGGCGCCGGACTTCCGATGTTCATGCATATCCCGGGGGAGACGTCCAACGGCGTGTTCTCCGCCAATGAGTTTCTCACCCGGAACAATCTGATGAAAGCGTTCCGCGAGGACTATGACACGCCGATCTACCGTCCGAAGAAAGCGGTTGTGGTCGGCGGCGGAAACGTCGCGATGGACGCGGCGAGAACGGCTCTTCGGCTCGGCGCCGAGGTTCATCTCGTCTACCGCCGTTCCGAGGCCGAGCTTCCGGCCAGAAAGGAAGAGGTCCATCATGCGAAGGAGGAGGGAATTCATTTTGACCTCCTGACCAATCCCGTGGAGATTCTGTCCGACGATAACGACAATGTGCGCGGAATCCGCTGCATCCGGATGGAGCTGGGCGAGCCCGACGCATCCGGAAGAAGACGCCCGGTTCCGATCGAGGGCTCCGAGTTTGAGATGGAATGTGACGCTGTCATCATGTCGCTCGGCACGTCTCCGAACCCGCTGATCTCCTCCACCACAGTGGGTCTTGATGTCAACCGGAAGAAGTGCATCATCGCGGATGAGACAAGCGGAAAGACCTCGAGAGAGGGCGTCTACGCCGGCGGCGACGCTGTCACCGGCGCAGCGACCGTCATCCTGGCGATGGGTGCCGGTAAGGCAGGTGCCCGCGGCATCGATGAATTCATCCGGTCCAAGAACGCCTGA